From the Drosophila sechellia strain sech25 chromosome X, ASM438219v1, whole genome shotgun sequence genome, the window TGCCTATCAACTAAACCTAAGCGTAATTTCAGAAATATTCCTTCAAATTATAGATGTGTACAGTTATATAAATTACAGTATGCCTGCGCATAGGTAACTATACAAAACGGAGAAAGcacaattcattaaataattaattaattaactatGTATAAAAAGGGCATCTGGCGTCTCTGAGAAGCACCTGGGACCTGGGGCCATGGGACAAGGGCTAAGGATTGCGGATTGACGGTTGTGGGCCGGAGTATTGCTAACTAGCGGTTCTAGTAGTTCCTTTGAGCAAACAAGTTTAACAAATTtcgaataataaataacaaagcATTAACAAGTCACGAGTCACCATCTTCCTCCGAAAACTGGGGGAAACGGTTCGGATCGATGCGGTGGCGATTGCGGTTGCGCGTTAAATTTAgatgttaaaataaataaattaataggTGTAAGATCTGAttggactgggactgggacaaGGACTGGGTCATGGGCTTGGACACGGGCGAGGGAGTGCGAACTCATCGTCTAAGCTAATTTACAATTACATTCAGTTCAGTCGTCGCTAGTTTGGCAGCTGAGGTGGCCGTGGTCTCGACGTGCTCCTGATCCCGGTCCTCGACCAGGACCGAGGTGGTGTCACTGGTGGCGCCGCCTCCGCTGCGACGCCTCCTCCTGCTTCTCGTATCCTTATTCTGTTCGTTTGTGTATCTCGTTTTCGGCTTCCGCTGCGCTCCCTGTCACTTCTCCGGCCCAAAGAGTCTGGCCAGACTCGCGTTCTGATTGCTATCCATGATGTCCGCCGTGGTGCCCATGGCTCCCTTGGCCTTGTGCGACTGCATGGGCGGCAGATTGGCTATCTGCACCTCGTGCCGGAACAACTGGTTCACGCTGCGTCCGACTAGCTGGGCGGTCAGCTTTTTGAAGATGTCCTTTTTGGCGCGATCCACTTTGTTGCCCTTGGCGGGCGCCACGGCGATCTTCTCGTCAAACTTTTGAATGTCGGCCGCATTCACGCTGGGGATATGCTGCAGCACTTCGCTGAGAATGGGGAACTGCGGACGCAGCAGCTCGTAGAACTGCACGCCCAGCGTCACCAGGCCCGATTGGTTGGCCTCGTGCTGACCGTGCACCTGCATGCCCTGCAGGACGGCGGTGAAGGCAGTGACGGCCTTGTTCTCGTCCATTAGTTTCTCGGCGGCCAGGAAACGCATCACGGGCGCTGCGATGTTGACAGCCTTCATGCTGCACATGCCGTCGTTCCAGGCGATGGCCTTCAACAAAGTCATGAGGACGTAATTGCCAATGAGTCCGTTGCGCAGCAGCTTGCCGCCCAAGTCGCTGATGATGTCCGAGAGCAGTGCCGACTGGCTTGCTCGCGATTGCGGTGCGCTGTCCATCGAGTGCTCCTCGTTCTCCATGGCCACAGAATTGCTGTTGGCATTGGCGCCAGCTGCCACATGATCAGCCCCAATCTGGCCGCCCACCAGCGCGATCTTCAGCACGTCCAGATACTCCCGCGTCAGCGTGCGATTGAGCTGATCCTCCAGCACCTCCTGCGTGTCGTTCACCTCGCCGTCGAGCTGACCGCTTTCGTAGAGCGAGGCGATGTAGATCCAGCGGCGCGTGAGACGCTCGCACATCAGTGGCGCCAAGTGGGCAAAGAGCGGCACCAGAACGCTGTCGTAGAAGCTGGGCGGGCACGAGTAGACGAAGGGCTTGAAGAAGACCCTTATGATTGGGCGCAGGCGGTAATCGGGCACCAAGTCCATGCGGCTGAACACATTCGTCACAATGGCGTCCGACAGTCCCATGAGCTGGTACAGATCGCGTCCCAGCGATGGTCCAGCTGAGCCCATCAGATGGTAGCAACCCTCGGTGACCATCATCATGAAGGTCTGCATCTTTTCGAAGGCCGTCGGTTCGCTGCGGATGGTCGCGTCCAAGGGGTCGGTGGGCAGAGCGCATATGCCCATTAGAAGCTTCTTCTCGTGCTCCATCATCCCATGGATTCCGCGATAACCCTCGGAGAGCGCGTGCAGAGCCTCCGGAGCAAACAGCTCATTTAGCACACGCATCAAGCTCAGCACGTGCGACAGCAGTGGCACAACGTGCTTGGTGGCCGGGTTTCGGCAGATCGGGTTGCCCAGCTCCGTGCAGCCAATGACAAATCCTCCGCGCTGCGCGCGCTCCGGATCGTCTGGCCAGGTGCAGCGCTTGACCACGCCGAGCACGACGTGCAGGGCGTCCAAAATGCGTGAGCGGTTCTGGAGCGTGGCAGCTCCTTCCACGGCGAAACTGGGAGGCTTGTCCAGGCCAACGAAGCTCATGAAGTCCAGCGGGGATTTGAGGGCATCGCCAAAGGCCAGCCACTCGGTCCGCTTGTCCTGCACGATGTGCTCGATGAACAGCGTCTGCCGCTCGAAGTCGCAAAAATGGTTCGAGATTAGGATGAGCGCCTCCTGCAACGTGGTGCGCATCAAACGGCACAGCTGATGCTGACCGGGCTCCTTGAGCAAAAGCTCCACGTGGCCGTTGATCTGCTCGAAAACGggcagcagtagcagcggGTACTTGTGGGCCAGCTTCACCAGCAGCGAGGCGGCGTGTCGTCGAAGATTCTTAGCGGACTTGGCCTGCACCTTCTCCAGTTCATTGGGGGGCTTCATCACCAAAGCTCGGAAGATCTTGTCAAGCACTCGAGGCAACAGACTTACCCCGCTCATGGCCACGCAGTTGGTCACCGTAATCTGGCAAGCGGACATGCTCAGAAAGACGAACAGGGCCGAGATGCAGGACAGCAGAATCGAGTAGGTCAGCGGGTTGATTGTTTCCAGTTTAAGGCATTCTTCCAAGAGTCGCAGTCCTGCCGGCACAGAGGGTCGTTCCGCCACGAGGAGTATACGGCTTAGCACTCCGTCCAACACACTGACCAGTGCATCCCATTCCAGGTATACTGGATCCTGCACGCTGCACGACACGTTGCCGCTCTTGGCCTCCGCATCCGCTTCAGCCTGCGCATTTCGCAGGCGTTGCTGCAGCCACTGTTCGCAGTAGCCATACGTGATCAACGGCTGCACCAGGGTGGCCAGGCGGAAAATCTCAAGGAAGTCGGTCCGGCAGCGGAAGAAGTATAGCGCGAACTCCTCTTCACTATCGTATTCTAGTCGAATATAGGCCTCCGTGGAGAGGCTGGCAGGCGAGCTAGTGGAGGCAGGATATGGCAGCTTCACGATCCTGGGCGCAATCGTGTGGATGAGCTTGGGAATGTAGTTGACCATGGCGAAGTCTTTAGAGGAGGGCTCATGCTTAAGCAGCAGCTGCCAAATGAGCGCCGAGCCATGCGAGACGCACAGCGATGGATGCTGGACGAGCAGCAATAGGCATTCGAGAAGGACTTCCAGGTGCACTGGTCGTTGCGTGGCGTCGTCCTTGCCCCAAAGCGCCACCAGTTGTTGCGCCATGCCGTTCAGCACTTGCAGCAACTTTTTGAGGAAGTTGTGATGCTGCTCGACGGCCAGCGTGGAACTTGGGTCGGCCGGTATCTGACTGGCCTGGTAGATGTAGCGCAGCGGCTCCTCGTTGAACAGCTGGAGCAACGGCTTTCGCTCCTTGGTGTGGCCCTTGCGGTTCGTGATCTGCGCCAGGCACTCAGCCGCATTGCATTGGAATGCTTTGTCGTTGAGCAGGATGCATAGGAAGTGCATCAGCTTGCCATTGCTGGACATGATGTGCTGGATGCTGACCCACTCGACGAAGCCGCTCAGCGTGAGCAGTACCATCTCGACGACCCGGCTGTGCGCGTTCGCCTTGGTGTAGTTGCACAGACGCGTTGTCTCGCGGAACGCGGTCACATGCTGCTCCACCAGGCGCAGGAAGAACTCAAAGATGTCGTTCATGTTGTTGTTTAGCGCCTGGTACATGTCCTTGCGCCGCTGATTCGACTCGATTGTCTGCAATAGGGCCACGTCCTCCACCAGTCGCAAGAAGACCAGAAGCACCAGCTCCGTTTGGGCCTCGCCCTTGGTGCAGGCCTGGCTTAGCTCCGGCAGCAGGTCGGACCACTGCTGCGGCCACTCGCGCTTGATCATCTCGACGATGATGCGCGACAGCGCGTCCTTCGTGGGCAGCAGCGAGCGGTCCTCCGCCGGGCCCACGCCCACGTTCAGCATCTTGATGGCATTGTCCTTAATGTACACCTTCTCCTCGTGCGTAATGCAGTTCCACCGGTACTTGATTGTGTACTCGATCAGCTGCAGGCCAAAGTGTCGCACTTGCTGGTTAGACTGCGGCGAGCTGGCCAGGAATAGGCCCACCTGGGCGCACATTGGCGACTCCTCCTTAAACCGCTCGCAGGCCATGTAGGCCTCCAGGCGCGCCTGCTGCTGTGTCATCGGGTTCATGACCAGGTCAATGGCCGAGGCCAGTTCGGCGGCCAGAGCCTCGGTGCCTCCGTGCTGGGACATCGCTTTCGCTAGCTAGCTAGTGTCTACCTGTGGGCATTGCGTTAGATTGAAATTGAAACATAAGCGTGAATTGCCTGGGTGCGGCTTCTTCCTGCAACAGGCGCCATGTGCTCCACTCACCTCTGCTTGCCCCTGCCCACCGCTCGAAACCCAAATCTCGCCTAGCCTCTCGATCTCCGCCGCGATCTCTTCGTGCCTTGTCTGTGACCAAAGCTTTTGTGGAGCCAGCCAGCCTGCCCGCGAGCCAGACAACGTTTTGGAAGATTAGAATAGCTGCCGCTacctgtgtgcgtgtgtgctaTGTGCTGTGTGTTGTGTGGTCTGTTCCGTGTGCGAAATGCGTGAGCTGGGATTCTGGTGTGTTGGTGCTCTGGTTGGGATTGCCTGTGGGCACCGATGATCGCCCTGGGTAGCGCCTATTGCCTGAAACACAGCCTCGGGTCAGGTCTCTCACATCTGAGTCGCATATAAAGTAGACCACTGCTGAAACCGCTTTTCCGGCTGGGTTGTTTTAGAACAATGTGCAGCAAATCGCACGGGACAGGGTTGACAAGCGGCGCACGGAAGTTGCCAGATCGTATTATTGCTATTGTATGTACTAGGAGCTCGGCTCGGAGCTAAATACGTCTGATTCGTTTGATACAAGACATTACGCTTCAAGGTTGCTTATATTGGTGTTGACTAAAAATGCTATGACAGCCGGTTGAGTTGCTTACGAAATTCGCGCAATATTTTCGCAATTCTGCAGCGTTGCCAGTCTGCTGGTGTTGAAGTTGCCAGGCTGCAAGTGCCGGTTTCTAGTCCTTTCTTTAAACGAGTGGCTTGGATCCCAGTTACAAACTTGTTTAAGCATGTATAtctaaaaaattgaaaatgcacTGAAATATATGGTAACTAGTAACTCAAGTCCTTGCCATCGCTACATTTGCGAATCTCAGTCGGACGTTAGCCAGCACTGGGCCACTCAGCGTGCACGCACGACAAGCAAAACAACCGtttttttgtatgccaaatcaAGGCGGCAACGCCAGGCCCCTCACGCACAAACTCACAAAACACACAGACGTACTGTCGGCGTGAAAGCgggtatatttatttttttgtatttatctGCAAGCGTCCGGCATTGATGAAATAGAGATGGAGTGGCACGAAGTGGAGTTGGACGGTAGCCGCACGATTGCGTTCCCGGAGCGCATAGTACCCGGATTTGGCCGGGAGCCGTCGACACATTTGGACGCCGGTAAGTGTGCACAAAATACGGCGTGTGCGATTCGCACCGGCATCGCCAGCCGAAACCGATTCACCAAGAATCTTCGCTATCCATTTACAGCCGAATACCTGGGAGGCATTATACGCGACGGGCAATGGGGCTGGGTGACTTGGCGGTATGGAAGCGACGCCACATTGCTGGTCTGCAGCATGTCCACAGGCCATTACCTCTCCTGGCACTGCTTCTGGAGAGAATCCAATAATCTGCAGCAGCGCAGAAGCATTCGTTGCGTGGAGGAACTCTTCCCCGGCGACCACGAACGCTCCCCTATGCTAGCCATCTGCCTGGAGTCATGGAACAGCGGCGATCAGAGACCCATCGACTGCCCGTTGACCACACAGGTGCTCATCTATGCGATTCGCAACAGTCAGGTGCTGCGCCGCTTCGACCTTGACGGTATAACGTGCAGCGCGCTGACGTTTATCGATAAAGGAATCTATGGACTCACGCAACTGCATCTGTTCGAAGGCTGTCTGGCCGTAGCCACCGAGGAGGGCACTGTTCTGATGGTCGATCTGAACAGCGACAGCCTGCAGGCGAGTACCCGAAACAACCTTTGCTCCCCCAGTTCCAAAGATGAGCCGTCGTACGGGAACCTATACTTTGTATCCTCAGAGGGGGCCAGAGGAGGTCGAATCAGCTCCAAGCTGACCCGTTGTCGCTCCAAAGGGGCTCACTTGGCTGTGCGGATGGACGGTGAGTCTGTCACTGCCAGTGTGTCATGGTAGCTAGGCTAACCTTCAATTTATCAACAGTGGCTTCCATTGGAATCAGTTGCCTTATAGGCATTAGCTTGGCGCCCGGCTATGCCGCTGGTCTAGAAGACGGCCGAATCCTGATCTACGACCTAATCCACTTCGAAGTGACCACTTATCTGCAACCGCCTAAAACAAAGGAAGGGTTCAAAAAGGCAGTTAAGCGAATGTGCCTCATTATGCCACCGGATGACCCAAAACCCTGTTTCTACATCTGTGGATTGTACCAAAACACCGAGATCCTGCACATGATGCTGCACTCGGTCTGCTATAGGCGTTCGTACAGGGACCGGGAATCCGACACGATCCAGTTTGAGGTGAGAAATCTTGAGCCGTCACGCACAGACGTATATTAACTTCTTGCTTCGCAGCAATACCGTTCTACAACCATGCGCAACTGCCAAACCTTGGACAGAGGCATCTGCTCCGTGCTTGGCTGCTCCACGGCGTCTACTTTCAGTTTTGCCGGCGACAACGGAACTCTACTGATTGTCATCTCGTGGCACTCAAGGGCAGATAAAAAGAACAAGCTAGTCCTGTTCGACATTAACCAGTGGTACAAGGATGAGATGCCCACATTCGTTCACAAATCCGCAGTTCCTAATTACATGTGCGGCTACATCCTCAGTGGTCTAAACACGGGACTGGCATTGCATCTGCGTTCCACCACCATATTGCACTTTGTCTCACTGCAGCGCTACGATGAGCACTTTTATCCCAACTCACTGACCTTTGGTGAGTGACAGCGGTGATTGAAGCCAGCGCCAGTAAGATTAATGGTCAAGTATTACCGTCTATCTCCAGATTGCTCACTGTTAACCCCAACTGGCAAACGGTACTACGCCCAGGACGGAGTGCAGCATCGGTTTCTAAACGCCCTTCGCTGTGAAAACGCCACGATCTTCCTGCGCCCTCAGATCTACCACGAGGACATCGTTCGCCTGCGTATCCTGCCACAATTTTGTGAGCTTAACCCCAACGCCACATTCTCTCAGGTGAGTTACACTTGGTAATTATTTAGTTAGTTGTCCGGAAATCTTCCGGTACCACATAGTACCACAGTCTTTTCATATTAAAGTAACATTGCATTCTCTTGCTCTCTAGATTGCCAAGTACGAGTTGATATTGTCGGTGGCCCTGGAGCACAACTGCGGAGCCTTGCTGAAGGACTGCGCACGGAGTTGGATGGATGGCAGCTTCTTGTGCAACATGCTTGATAACACGCAACTCTCCTTGTTAACGCTGACCAACTGGATCTTAAAGCGCGCCGGCCAGATTAAGACGAGGTGCTCGGATCTTTGCCATGGCATCTTTGACTACGGCGGCTACCCACTGGACCAGCGGGAACGGCGCGAGTTTCAAGTGCTCACCGGCCAGCTGCGTGATTTGGTACGATTGCAGTCCTACATTGTTGAGCAGGGACGGCGCAGGCTAACCTGCTCCATTTTGGACGATTGCCGAGCCAACGAGCGGACGCTGAAAACGGTCGCCGAGTACCAAAGAGTGCTGTACTGGTTTATCAAGCAAGGCCTCCTGCCGGAGGGTCAGCAAGTGGATTATCGGGTACCCCGCGAGAATCCATTCGTTCGCCTGCGACACGAGTACTCGGAAAAACGAGCGCAGCGAAAGTTCCTCTACATTGACTCTCTGCGAAAACGCGCCCTAATTCCGGACCCCTATCCGCCGGACTCGCTGCATGCGTTTATACAGTTGATGCTCAATCCCGACATAGAACTCTGCCACAAACATGCTCTTTTCCTCTACCTGCTGATGGACCTGAACCAACAGCTGGTCCGACTCTTTCAGATTAACTTACAGCTGGACAATGATCTGGCCCCGTCATTGCGCTGCTTCTGGTACTTGGACCACGGCGACTGCGAGGTGAGTCCGGATCGGTTAATAGAAGCGGAATTGTTATATTCATTCgttttgcaatttatttgattgcagCAAGGCGTACAGGAGCTATACAAGGAGTCTGCCCCCGCTAGGAACTTGAAATCGTGGCAGATGCGGCTGTTAATAGAGAAGCTGCTGGCTGAAGGTGCCCTCATGGCGGCCAAGAAGGTGGTCGGTCGACCACCCGGTCCATTGTCCTCGGCGCTGCACATGAAAGTGCTCCTAGCCAACGATAACATACCGGAAGCATTCGAAATCGCTCGCCTCGATGACGACGAGGATGGACAGCCGCTGCTTGAGCGCTTCTTCCGCCACTGCATTGAAATCAGACGCTTCACATTCCTGTCCGGGCTGTACCTGCGAGAGCCAGAGGAACGGCTGTTGTACACTCTGCTGCGCCAGTGCAGAACGCGTCATACGGATTGCGTGCAATTGATTCTGCTGCTTCAAAAGAGCAAGTTCATCGAGGCCGTGTCCTTCATGGATGAGGTGGCCGCCGAGCGGGAGCGAGATGAATCCTCCAGCTCTATTCTCCCAGCCTACAGCGCTACAATGGGACCAGTTATACAGAACATCGCCGGGACATATCTCCGCATCAGAGGCACCTTGGACGGCTTGGGGGATGGCCAAAAGAACGGTCCCTTGGAGCCCTTCAGCTGCCAGCTGGTCAAACAGAACGCCAGCGGCCAATTGGGCGGCATCTTTCAGAGTTCCGCCGTCAGTGCCCACTGGGCAACACAATGCGAGTCCCCTCCAAAGATGACCCCCGTTTCGATCCAATCAAAATTAGGCTACAGCAATGTGCCATTCCTGCGGCACGCGCAATACGGACATTCGGAGCTTCCTCTTCGTCGGCGCATAGTAAAGCCAGTACCACACCAGGTGGTGGAGAAACGACAGCGGGACCTAGAGGATCAGCGGACCAAGCAACTGGAACAGAGGCAGCTAGGCACGGAGCGTCCCTATAAGCGTCCTTGTCTGATGTTTGAACGAATGGTGGAGGATGTGACAGACTATGTGAAATCCATTCGAGAAAAAAGTTCGAACCAAATGGAGCAGGAAGAGGTCAAGAAAAACGAGGCGACCAATCTATTGCAGCCGCCAACTTTCCTCCAAGCGCGAAAGTCGACGATACGCAAGAGCGGCAGTTCGCCGCAGCCGATTTCCACAATCCTGAAGCGAAGCGCGGCTGTGGAGGCCGTTAAGGGAGCTTCGCCGGTGGCTACGTCCACAGCGCTGGCGGGACCAAAGACATTTCGCTTTGTGCCGCCCATTCCTCTGCGAACTGATACATCTGATAAATCGATGGAGGTGAGCAGCGAAGATGCGGCTGAGGGGGAGGAGGAAACTGACGAGATCATTGTGGAGATCGAGTCAAGAAGCGAGCCAATGAGCGCCTGCAGCTTTGAGTCCGACGAGGAGGATGAGTTCCTCTCGCCTTCGGTATCGGCCAATGTGTCTTTGATGGACCCGGTACCATCGCGGGATTCTCCTCATTATTTCGCGCCACCAGCAGGCCCACAGCCCCGAAACTCATTGCTACATGGGGGGAACGGAAGCGGTAGCAAGATTGGTACTGCGGCAGGGAGCGAGAGTAGCAGTGGATTCGGCAGCTTTAACACTGTCCAGCCGGCTCAGACGGCATCACATTCCCAGTTTGTGCCCACCGTCTGCTCCTCCAAGATGGGCGAGACACAGTCACAGGTCTTCACCAGCGGCAGCTGTGGGATTAAGATCTCCGAGCGCACTACCATCTGTGGCGAAATGGAATCAACCGATCTTGGTGCGGAGTTGGCGGGCGCACCCAGCGCACAGTGGTCTTTGCCTTCAGCAAGGCCTGCTATACAGGGCCACCACCAGATGATGGACACCACTCTGGGAATGTCAACCTACGATGTGGCGTCACTTGAGCAGCCCGATACTCAGGATGAGGAGCACGAAGAGGAATTGAAGCTGGGTGACACAAAATCGCTTGAGGAGCAACAGAATCCGCAGGACGAGCAGAATCTGGAGCAAGAGCAGGATCAGGCGCAGGAGCCCTTGGAAACCGGCGGTCGGCTGGCGTTCCTAAGCAACTCAGAAGGAACGGCCCAGGAGCCCCTCTCCTCGCCCATCTACAGCCTCAGTAGCGAAGATTCGAACGTGTCCTCGGCAGGCATTCAGAATCCTATGCTGCCAGCACTGCACACCGATGACCCCATGTACTCCATCGTTGCTGAGTCGCCGGGCTCCATAACCACATCCCGATCGGTTACGCACACGCCCACCTCCTTCCTGCCCAGCGACACAAACGTCTCTCAGACATCTAGTCCGCAGGCACCTCATGGCGGGGATGGAGATGGTACGCCGATCTCCCTGTACCGCGCCAATAGTCTGGAAACGGTTGACGACCTTGACACCACCAAGGGCTCGCTAGAGGAAGAggacgatgatgacgatgatgattgCGTCATAGCGCTGGATGGAACAGAAGTGCGCGGCTATGTCGCCCGACCCCAGCAATCGGCGGCCTCCAGCAGTGCGGAGCTGTTCGCCTTCAAGGACGAATGTCAGGAGGAGGCGGCTGGTGTCCCCAGTCCATTCCTTTCGCTGGGCGCCACGGTTAACAGCGACTCGGATGTGGCCGACACCATTGTCCTAGACAGCGATGAGGAGGCGCCGAAGGAAAAGGATACTCAGCCGGAGCAGCGAAAGGATTGGCCTACGGAGGAGAAGACCGCGAGCAACGAGTCGGTGGCCACAGTGGAGTTTAGCGAGCAAAAGCAGCCACTTGCCGATATGGATATCGAGATGGTGGTGGATGTGGTGCCGGACGTGCCGGAGATGGAACCCTTGGTCCGTGGTCTGGAGGAAATTCCAGAAGAGGATGTCGACCTAGAAGCCGAAGAGCAGGTCGTTGTGGAAGTCGAACGTGGGGCGGATGAGCAGCCCAAAGAAGGAGACAAGACGGAGACCAAGGAAGCTTCCGAGGAGAAAGCCAAACCTAGTCCACAACCACTATTGCCCGAAGAGGAGGATTCAACACACAGCCTGAAGCTGAAATTCTCCGGTGATGAGGATGAGGGGCAAGATGTGCCAACAGGGACGATTCGTACATTGCAACCGCGTCGCAGCTTCAAGGAGCACCAGGACACTCCGCGAACTCTGCGACCGCGTCGCGTCTCCGAGAAGCATCGCGATAGTCCGACTCCAGTCGCTGGTCGCAAGATGTCATTGCGCAGCAGCGATGCCCCAACCTTATCGCACGCATCCACTCCACCCGTCTCGACTCCCAAGCGTCGTGGGTTGCAGCACACTAATCTGCTGGAGGTGATCCCCGAACGGCTGCGGCCCCAAAGTCCCTTGGAGCCTGCCCTACCGCGCACCCGCTCGCGAACTCGCCTCAGCGTGGACTCAGAGGCTGCGAGCTCCAGACCCGGCACGCCCACAACCACCAAGGCACGCGGCAAGAGGGCCGTCTCGCAGGCACCGGTGACGGCGAAGCCCTCTGTCCGATCATTGCGAGGCCAGAGCGAGCCGCCCCCTGCGTTGAGTGCGCAGGTCGTGCGCAAACCGAAGGCTGCTCGAGCGGTGGTCAGCTTGCGCAAGATGAGCTCAGATGCTCCGATCGATGCTCCCATAGATGTACCCGATTCAACTGCACCGGAGGAGCTGCCCCGTCTCCGTCGCACCACTAGACGACGAATCTCGGAACTGAGCGATCAGTCTGGGACTGCCACAGGTGACTCTCGCTCCGAAGCCTCCAGTTCTGCCACCAACAGCACCGCCAGCTCACAGAACCGGGAGCTACGTCCGCGCTTGCGCCGCACCTCCAAGTCGGAGCATTAGTTATGCACCCGGATAACCGGATCACCACAGTTGAAGAGTGCGTCCAAAGTTGGGGGGTGGGGGAGTAGCTTGCCACGAAGAAGGATCGGCACGGAAGACACtgaatttttagtttttacttTCTGTACGTTTAATACCAGTTATAAAT encodes:
- the LOC6615031 gene encoding exportin-5, with amino-acid sequence MSQHGGTEALAAELASAIDLVMNPMTQQQARLEAYMACERFKEESPMCAQVGLFLASSPQSNQQVRHFGLQLIEYTIKYRWNCITHEEKVYIKDNAIKMLNVGVGPAEDRSLLPTKDALSRIIVEMIKREWPQQWSDLLPELSQACTKGEAQTELVLLVFLRLVEDVALLQTIESNQRRKDMYQALNNNMNDIFEFFLRLVEQHVTAFRETTRLCNYTKANAHSRVVEMVLLTLSGFVEWVSIQHIMSSNGKLMHFLCILLNDKAFQCNAAECLAQITNRKGHTKERKPLLQLFNEEPLRYIYQASQIPADPSSTLAVEQHHNFLKKLLQVLNGMAQQLVALWGKDDATQRPVHLEVLLECLLLLVQHPSLCVSHGSALIWQLLLKHEPSSKDFAMVNYIPKLIHTIAPRIVKLPYPASTSSPASLSTEAYIRLEYDSEEEFALYFFRCRTDFLEIFRLATLVQPLITYGYCEQWLQQRLRNAQAEADAEAKSGNVSCSVQDPVYLEWDALVSVLDGVLSRILLVAERPSVPAGLRLLEECLKLETINPLTYSILLSCISALFVFLSMSACQITVTNCVAMSGVSLLPRVLDKIFRALVMKPPNELEKVQAKSAKNLRRHAASLLVKLAHKYPLLLLPVFEQINGHVELLLKEPGQHQLCRLMRTTLQEALILISNHFCDFERQTLFIEHIVQDKRTEWLAFGDALKSPLDFMSFVGLDKPPSFAVEGAATLQNRSRILDALHVVLGVVKRCTWPDDPERAQRGGFVIGCTELGNPICRNPATKHVVPLLSHVLSLMRVLNELFAPEALHALSEGYRGIHGMMEHEKKLLMGICALPTDPLDATIRSEPTAFEKMQTFMMMVTEGCYHLMGSAGPSLGRDLYQLMGLSDAIVTNVFSRMDLVPDYRLRPIIRVFFKPFVYSCPPSFYDSVLVPLFAHLAPLMCERLTRRWIYIASLYESGQLDGEVNDTQEVLEDQLNRTLTREYLDVLKIALVGGQIGADHVAAGANANSNSVAMENEEHSMDSAPQSRASQSALLSDIISDLGGKLLRNGLIGNYVLMTLLKAIAWNDGMCSMKAVNIAAPVMRFLAAEKLMDENKAVTAFTAVLQGMQVHGQHEANQSGLVTLGVQFYELLRPQFPILSEVLQHIPSVNAADIQKFDEKIAVAPAKGNKVDRAKKDIFKKLTAQLVGRSVNQLFRHEVQIANLPPMQSHKAKGAMGTTADIMDSNQNASLARLFGPEK
- the LOC6615032 gene encoding protein ELYS homolog encodes the protein MEWHEVELDGSRTIAFPERIVPGFGREPSTHLDAAEYLGGIIRDGQWGWVTWRYGSDATLLVCSMSTGHYLSWHCFWRESNNLQQRRSIRCVEELFPGDHERSPMLAICLESWNSGDQRPIDCPLTTQVLIYAIRNSQVLRRFDLDGITCSALTFIDKGIYGLTQLHLFEGCLAVATEEGTVLMVDLNSDSLQASTRNNLCSPSSKDEPSYGNLYFVSSEGARGGRISSKLTRCRSKGAHLAVRMDVASIGISCLIGISLAPGYAAGLEDGRILIYDLIHFEVTTYLQPPKTKEGFKKAVKRMCLIMPPDDPKPCFYICGLYQNTEILHMMLHSVCYRRSYRDRESDTIQFEQYRSTTMRNCQTLDRGICSVLGCSTASTFSFAGDNGTLLIVISWHSRADKKNKLVLFDINQWYKDEMPTFVHKSAVPNYMCGYILSGLNTGLALHLRSTTILHFVSLQRYDEHFYPNSLTFDCSLLTPTGKRYYAQDGVQHRFLNALRCENATIFLRPQIYHEDIVRLRILPQFCELNPNATFSQIAKYELILSVALEHNCGALLKDCARSWMDGSFLCNMLDNTQLSLLTLTNWILKRAGQIKTRCSDLCHGIFDYGGYPLDQRERREFQVLTGQLRDLVRLQSYIVEQGRRRLTCSILDDCRANERTLKTVAEYQRVLYWFIKQGLLPEGQQVDYRVPRENPFVRLRHEYSEKRAQRKFLYIDSLRKRALIPDPYPPDSLHAFIQLMLNPDIELCHKHALFLYLLMDLNQQLVRLFQINLQLDNDLAPSLRCFWYLDHGDCEQGVQELYKESAPARNLKSWQMRLLIEKLLAEGALMAAKKVVGRPPGPLSSALHMKVLLANDNIPEAFEIARLDDDEDGQPLLERFFRHCIEIRRFTFLSGLYLREPEERLLYTLLRQCRTRHTDCVQLILLLQKSKFIEAVSFMDEVAAERERDESSSSILPAYSATMGPVIQNIAGTYLRIRGTLDGLGDGQKNGPLEPFSCQLVKQNASGQLGGIFQSSAVSAHWATQCESPPKMTPVSIQSKLGYSNVPFLRHAQYGHSELPLRRRIVKPVPHQVVEKRQRDLEDQRTKQLEQRQLGTERPYKRPCLMFERMVEDVTDYVKSIREKSSNQMEQEEVKKNEATNLLQPPTFLQARKSTIRKSGSSPQPISTILKRSAAVEAVKGASPVATSTALAGPKTFRFVPPIPLRTDTSDKSMEVSSEDAAEGEEETDEIIVEIESRSEPMSACSFESDEEDEFLSPSVSANVSLMDPVPSRDSPHYFAPPAGPQPRNSLLHGGNGSGSKIGTAAGSESSSGFGSFNTVQPAQTASHSQFVPTVCSSKMGETQSQVFTSGSCGIKISERTTICGEMESTDLGAELAGAPSAQWSLPSARPAIQGHHQMMDTTLGMSTYDVASLEQPDTQDEEHEEELKLGDTKSLEEQQNPQDEQNLEQEQDQAQEPLETGGRLAFLSNSEGTAQEPLSSPIYSLSSEDSNVSSAGIQNPMLPALHTDDPMYSIVAESPGSITTSRSVTHTPTSFLPSDTNVSQTSSPQAPHGGDGDGTPISLYRANSLETVDDLDTTKGSLEEEDDDDDDDCVIALDGTEVRGYVARPQQSAASSSAELFAFKDECQEEAAGVPSPFLSLGATVNSDSDVADTIVLDSDEEAPKEKDTQPEQRKDWPTEEKTASNESVATVEFSEQKQPLADMDIEMVVDVVPDVPEMEPLVRGLEEIPEEDVDLEAEEQVVVEVERGADEQPKEGDKTETKEASEEKAKPSPQPLLPEEEDSTHSLKLKFSGDEDEGQDVPTGTIRTLQPRRSFKEHQDTPRTLRPRRVSEKHRDSPTPVAGRKMSLRSSDAPTLSHASTPPVSTPKRRGLQHTNLLEVIPERLRPQSPLEPALPRTRSRTRLSVDSEAASSRPGTPTTTKARGKRAVSQAPVTAKPSVRSLRGQSEPPPALSAQVVRKPKAARAVVSLRKMSSDAPIDAPIDVPDSTAPEELPRLRRTTRRRISELSDQSGTATGDSRSEASSSATNSTASSQNRELRPRLRRTSKSEH